From one Lycium ferocissimum isolate CSIRO_LF1 chromosome 5, AGI_CSIRO_Lferr_CH_V1, whole genome shotgun sequence genomic stretch:
- the LOC132057077 gene encoding glutathione S-transferase U8-like: protein MEEVKLLGYWASPFYVRVKIALKLKGIQYEYMEEDVLNKSPTLLKYNPIHKKIPVLLHNGKPIVESLVILEYIDETWKDDTPLLPKDPYQRAMARFWTKFIDEKCYPEIRKLCYVSNNEVKVNAMGELLQLLKLLENELIKDNNNNFFGGYIEIVSILITYWLGVIQEALEVDILKKEDFPNICAWADKSIGCSFIKENLPRREKLLAHYKNCTKPLFRGASRI from the exons ATGGAAGAAGTCAAATTGTTGGGATATTGGGCAAGTCCTTTTTATGTAAGAGTAAAAATTGCCCTTAAACTCAAGGGTATTCAATATGAATACATGGAAGAAGATGTGTTAAATAAGAGTCCTACACTTCTCAAGTACAATCCTATTCATAAAAAAATTCCAGTGTTGTTGCACAATGGGAAACCAATTGTTGAGTCTCTTGTGATTCTTGAATATATTGATGAAACTTGGAAAGATGACACGCCTCTTCTACCAAAAGATCCTTACCAAAGAGCCATGGCACGTTTCTGGACTAAGTTTATCGATGAAAAG TGCTATCCAGAGATACGAAAACTTTGTTATGTTAGCAACAATGAAGTAAAAGTGAATGCCATGGGAGAACTTCTTCAGCTCCTTAAACTTCTTGAGAATGAATTGATCAAAGATAATAATAACAACTTCTTTGGAGGATACATTGAGATTGTTTCCATTTTGATAACTTATTGGCTTGGAGTTATTCAAGAAGCATTGGAAGTGGACATATTGAAGAAAGAGGATTTTCCAAATATATGTGCCTGGGCTGATAAGTCAATTGGTTGTAGCTTTATCAAGGAAAATCTGCCACGCAGGGAAAAATTACTTGCGCATTACAAAAATTGTACCAAACCACTGTTCAGAGGTGCATCCAGGATCTAA
- the LOC132057930 gene encoding probable glutathione S-transferase yields the protein MQKLGYGSKEEKDKEELSKLLKILDNEVKDTKFVGGDTVGFVDFVSILVTYWLGVIQEALKVEVFTNDEFPNVCACAEELQSFPEKNYLELIKLFLYWAIHKIQLDECHDDTCNRYDSNTNKHSEPPVEV from the coding sequence ATGCAGAAACTTGGTTATGGCAGCAAAGAAGAAAAGGACAAAGAAGAACTTTCTAAGCTTCTAAAAATTCTTGACAATGAAGTCAAAGACACGAAATTCGTTGGAGGAGATACAGTTGGATTCGTTGATTTTGTGTCCATTCTCGTAACATATTGGCTAGGAGTTATTCAAGAAGCATTGAAAGTTGAAGTATTCACAAATGATGAATTTCCAAATGTATGTGCATGTGCCGAAGAGTTACAAAGCTTCCCAGAGAAAAATTACTTAGAGCTTATAAAGTTGTTTTTGTATTGGGCAATTCATAAAATACAGCTGGATGAATGCCATGATGATACGTGCAATAGATATGATTCAAATACAAATAAGCATTCAGAGCCTCCGGTAGAAGTTTAA